The following is a genomic window from Neodiprion lecontei isolate iyNeoLeco1 chromosome 4, iyNeoLeco1.1, whole genome shotgun sequence.
TTCTTTGGTTAACCAGAACCTAAACCTAAACCTTCCTTCCCTCAATTGCAGAGGTAGTCTTTCTTCTATTCATTACATCGAATAATTACTATTTCATTACAGTCAACTGATTGACAATTACGGCTATCacaagagagaaagagagagagagtgagagaacggatgggggggggggtgcggggggagggggacgAGAAAGGCTGCGAGCAATGCCAACTGCTAGATCTGAATCACCACTACTGACCCCGGTTACAATTGACCCTAGTCTACCCAACATAAGTTTTTAGTAACCATGTATCGTGTCCTGACGTAAACAATATTTGATTCCAGGGATCAGCGCGTCCTGTGAGACTATTCTCGACGCGGAAGTCGATGTGGAGCGTGAAGCAAGCCTACAGCTGGCTGTGAATGCCAGGCAACCAAATATACGCTTAGCAAACATCGGGGATTTATCGAGAGTGCGATTTCTAATGCCAAACAACGTAATTGAGTCAAGTATCactattttttcctcatctggGGTATCTTCCGAAGTCGAGGTAAACGTAACGGCCAACTcctatatttcatctaaagGCACTGAGCTCGCTCAAACAACTTTGAATTCATCAACGGCGGTGTCAGTTCCCTTCAAGGTTTGGACAAACGCCTTTCACTACATCACAGTCCGTCTTCTATCTGGTTCTTCCACTGACGTCTCTGTCGTTCTCAACAACAGTGTCCAACATTTTTCTGATGCTACCGTGGTCAGATTGACCAGAAAATCGTACCCAGATTTTTTCCTATTTGACTACGAATACCTTGTAGACAACCAGACGAAATCCTCATCCGTGCAGCTGACTACGACTTCAACCAGTGTTTTCTCCTTCGAGATAAATTCGATCAGTGATACCGGTGGAACTCTAACCGTCGCTCTTAGGCTAAAGGACAAAGGAAAGTCTGAgccagaaaattttacagtctTCGGTTGTGTCCACCTTGGAACATTACAGGACATCTCTCCGGAGACTGGACGCTGTTTTTCGAATATTATGGAGTCCAAGCTTCCAGTCCTTGTAACCTCAAAGACTGATCCCGGCCCTATCTACGTCCATATACCCTTTCCGGAACCTGGCTTATGGTACCTAAGCCTGAGAGCTTTTTTGCGTTCTATGAACTGCACCTGTCCCGAGACCTGTCAAGAAAACTCTACAATGTGTCCTTGCCTGATCCCTGCTTCCGGTACAGTTGAAATGAGCGTGGCCTCTTCGCCATGTATAGAAGGAAACTGCGGAATGCATGGACGCTGTATTCACTACATGAATGGAGGTTTTGTGTTTTCTGGATGCCACTGCCTACGGGATTATAGAGGGTTTGACTGCACTGATGATCAGTACGTTCAAAACGATTCATCAGTACTCATAGGTCTGCTAATGCTTACCTTGAGCAACCTGGTCTTCGTGGGATCCATCTATTTTGCTCTTCATAGAGCCTATTATGCAGAGGCATTGATTTATTTCGCGGTCAtgtttttttccaccttttACCACGCCTGCGAGTCCGGCGAGAGCGTTTACAACTTCTGCATAATGCGAGTTGCCGTCCTCCAGTTCTGTGACTTCTTCACAGCGCTCCTTGCCTTCTGGGTCACCCTTGTCGCCATGGTCGGTTTGACCCCCCGGTCAACGGCCATCTTGGACCTTGGAGGTGCCGTCGTCCTAGCTACATGTGCGGAACTCAATAGAACAGCACTTTGGGTTTTCATGACGCCCACGATCACAGGTTCATGCTTAGTGGCTTTTTTTTGGATTAAACGCTGTCGGGCAAGAAACACGATTCACTATCCGGCCAAGTGCTACCAATATTACTATTTCCCAGCAGGAATCGGTTTGGTCACCTTGGGACTTATTTGCTACACCTTTCTGCAAACTCAGATGAATTACAGTCTAGTGCACAGCTTTTGGCATATGGCAGTGGCTGGCGGTGTAATGCTACTGCTGCCTAATCGCAAGCACTTAAAATGagacgaaattttattcagaatttcattatttgctTTATGTATCTCCTACAATTCTGTGAGGAATACCACCGCAACATATATTGTTTAACCAAAACAAAGAATTCAACTCTTGGGTGTTTTTCTACACCCCAAGTCAACagttttacaaataaatacaCTTCCGAATAACAAATTTAGGTTAAATAATAAAGTATCGGGATGAAGGATAACGAACCAACTTTCAGTAACCAAGGAATTGGACTTGGAAGTAACTCAAAGTGTTCCGAAGACTTTCAAAATCTcaaatttaccaaaaattcGGGTCACTGACGAGGCAAATACATTAAGTTATGTGCACAAATTGTACAGGGAAGAGAATCTCAACTAGAGGGGAATGTTGTTACGCAATGTAATATCTCTTCACTATCAGTGGATATCCATTATTTAGAATAAGTTTTGATGAAATGTTTGTTAAAGGTGGTAAGATATTTGATCTTAAACCGAATCGTGGATCATTCTGATCCAATGTtaaatgccattcaatttacAGGCAGTTGCATTCATTTAGACGTATTGAAGTATAAAATGTAGGCTAGTAGTCCAAACATTCGCCTTATATCGTATACAAAAGTGTTAGATTACACCTCAGTAATGAACATGAGCATAGCCAAGCATGTATCGAAATATTACTACGTATGTTGTAACGATCAGCTATGAGCAGTACCCATAAGCGATAACTGTTAGCTACATAGTAAAGATACGACGGGCGCCGACAACCACCGAGATTAGCCGACGTCACCCGAATTCAGAGGCCACTGACAGAATGCAGCGGACTTGCGGAACACGGACATGGTGAA
Proteins encoded in this region:
- the LOC107217132 gene encoding transmembrane protein 8B-like isoform X2, which gives rise to MEVQTLTCLLVIMVLAFLHISSSELEKIGQLPATTLVKFYAYRHVSIIYFKIPLDIALARWKFHANEVKTGGIFRCTPQNITVHIKPGSIPFVNPDKSKVPENLLEARFPHHSLFFTSDGTQQVQNITAPVPGDWFAIAFRSWSDPNDGKIEQQGISASCETILDAEVDVEREASLQLAVNARQPNIRLANIGDLSRVRFLMPNNVIESSITIFSSSGVSSEVEVNVTANSYISSKGTELAQTTLNSSTAVSVPFKVWTNAFHYITVRLLSGSSTDVSVVLNNSVQHFSDATVVRLTRKSYPDFFLFDYEYLVDNQTKSSSVQLTTTSTSVFSFEINSISDTGGTLTVALRLKDKGKSEPENFTVFGCVHLGTLQDISPETGRCFSNIMESKLPVLVTSKTDPGPIYVHIPFPEPGLWYLSLRAFLRSMNCTCPETCQENSTMCPCLIPASGTVEMSVASSPCIEGNCGMHGRCIHYMNGGFVFSGCHCLRDYRGFDCTDDQYVQNDSSVLIGLLMLTLSNLVFVGSIYFALHRAYYAEALIYFAVMFFSTFYHACESGESVYNFCIMRVAVLQFCDFFTALLAFWVTLVAMVGLTPRSTAILDLGGAVVLATCAELNRTALWVFMTPTITGSCLVAFFWIKRCRARNTIHYPAKCYQYYYFPAGIGLVTLGLICYTFLQTQMNYSLVHSFWHMAVAGGVMLLLPNRKHLK
- the LOC107217132 gene encoding post-GPI attachment to proteins factor 6-like isoform X1: MEVQTLTCLLVIMVLAFLHISSSELEKIGQLPATTLVKFYAYRHVSIIYFKIPLDIALARWKPDRLSSGFILPKKASTKFYLSIHSSTSTPSATTDTMSTHTIQTMFGHSLDGDSSITFDDVVRVMVSYDMDWSRRGTGRNYDSLNGSGAIIGNMSGFHANEVKTGGIFRCTPQNITVHIKPGSIPFVNPDKSKVPENLLEARFPHHSLFFTSDGTQQVQNITAPVPGDWFAIAFRSWSDPNDGKIEQQGISASCETILDAEVDVEREASLQLAVNARQPNIRLANIGDLSRVRFLMPNNVIESSITIFSSSGVSSEVEVNVTANSYISSKGTELAQTTLNSSTAVSVPFKVWTNAFHYITVRLLSGSSTDVSVVLNNSVQHFSDATVVRLTRKSYPDFFLFDYEYLVDNQTKSSSVQLTTTSTSVFSFEINSISDTGGTLTVALRLKDKGKSEPENFTVFGCVHLGTLQDISPETGRCFSNIMESKLPVLVTSKTDPGPIYVHIPFPEPGLWYLSLRAFLRSMNCTCPETCQENSTMCPCLIPASGTVEMSVASSPCIEGNCGMHGRCIHYMNGGFVFSGCHCLRDYRGFDCTDDQYVQNDSSVLIGLLMLTLSNLVFVGSIYFALHRAYYAEALIYFAVMFFSTFYHACESGESVYNFCIMRVAVLQFCDFFTALLAFWVTLVAMVGLTPRSTAILDLGGAVVLATCAELNRTALWVFMTPTITGSCLVAFFWIKRCRARNTIHYPAKCYQYYYFPAGIGLVTLGLICYTFLQTQMNYSLVHSFWHMAVAGGVMLLLPNRKHLK